In the genome of Mycobacteriales bacterium, the window CGCGGGTGCGGCAGCTCGAGGTCGGGGTCGCTGCCGACCGCGACCACGACGTCGACGTCGAGCGAGCGCGGACCCCACCGCTGGTCGCGGACCCGACCGGCGGCGGTCTCCGCAGCGACTGCCCGTACCCAGGCCTGCTCGGCGTCGCAGTCGAGGACGACGATGGCGTTGAGGAAGTCGTCCTGCCCGACGGGGCCCCAGGGGTCGGTCTCGTAGACCGGCGAGACCGCCACGGGCAGCAGCAGGTCGAGGGCCGCCCGCAGGTGGGCCAGGCGGTCGCCGGTGTTGGAGCCGATCGACAGCACCGCCGTCATCGAGGGGTCACGGTCATCGGGGGCTCACGGTCGCACCACGGTCACGGCCACGTCGTCGAAGGCGAGCGGGATCGGGGCCTGCGGCTTGTGGACCGTGACGCGGGCGCTGATGACCCTGCGGTCGGCGAGGCAGGTCTCGGCCAGCCGCGCGGCGAGCGTCTCGAGCAGGTCCACGGGGTCGCCGGAGACGACGGCCGCGAGTCGCGCGGCGAGGTCGGCGTAGTCGACGGTGTCGGCCAGGTCGTCCGACGCGGCGGCGGCGCGGGTGTCGACGGTGAGGACCGCGTCGACGACGAAGTCCTGGCCGTCGGCCCGCTCCGACGCCAGCACGCCGTGGTGGCCCCGCACCCGCAGCCCGGTGAGGCTGATGAGGTCACTCATCGTCAAGGCTCCCCAGCACCGGCGAGCCGTGGTGGACCTGGATCCGCCAGCCGTCCGCGCGCCGGCGGAAGACATTGGTCGAGACGACCGCCGCGCCGGTGCCCTCCGACTCCGATATCGCGGTGAGGACGTTCTCGGTGCAGGTGACGACAGCGGTGTCCCCCGCGACGCGCACCTGCACGTCGGTGAGGAAGAACTGGATGTAGGCGGTGCCGGCCATGATCGCCGACCACGACCGCAGGACCTGCGAGCGCCCGGTGAGCATCGGCCAGCCGGGGTGCACGCAGACCACGTCGGCCGCGGCGGCCGGGTCGTCCGCGCCGTCCCACAGGGCGGCCATCGCGTCGACGTCGGCCTCCTCGAAGGCGCGGTAGAGCTCGGTGTTGGCGGCCTCGACGGCCAGCCCGTCGGGCGTCGGTCCGGGCTCCGCGGCCTGGCGGCTGCTGCTCATGCGCGGGCCAACTGCTGGACGACCCGCACCGCGTCGGCGCTGGGCCGGACCGCGTGCACACGCACCGCCCAGGCACCCGCCTGCGCGGCGACGACCGTCAGCGCCGTCGTCGCGTCGTCGCGTTCCTTCGGCGGGCGCAGCGCCTCAGGACCGGCACCGAGCAGCAGCCCGAGGAAGCGCTTGCGGGACGCGCCCACGAGCAGCGGGCGACCGAGTGAGGCGAGATCGTCCAGGCCGCGCAGCAGCGCCCAGTTGTGGTCGGCCTCCTTCGCGAAGCCCAAGCCCGGGTCGAGCACGACCTGGTCGGGTGCGAGCCCGGCGGCCCAGCAGGCCTCCAA includes:
- the folK gene encoding 2-amino-4-hydroxy-6-hydroxymethyldihydropteridine diphosphokinase, whose product is MTAVLSIGSNTGDRLAHLRAALDLLLPVAVSPVYETDPWGPVGQDDFLNAIVVLDCDAEQAWVRAVAAETAAGRVRDQRWGPRSLDVDVVVAVGSDPDLELPHPRAHERAFVLVPWLALDPDAVLPGHGRVAELVAELDTTGVRLRPDLVLDVPGPGADAVPT
- the folB gene encoding dihydroneopterin aldolase — translated: MSDLISLTGLRVRGHHGVLASERADGQDFVVDAVLTVDTRAAAASDDLADTVDYADLAARLAAVVSGDPVDLLETLAARLAETCLADRRVISARVTVHKPQAPIPLAFDDVAVTVVRP
- a CDS encoding nuclear transport factor 2 family protein, with product MSSSRQAAEPGPTPDGLAVEAANTELYRAFEEADVDAMAALWDGADDPAAAADVVCVHPGWPMLTGRSQVLRSWSAIMAGTAYIQFFLTDVQVRVAGDTAVVTCTENVLTAISESEGTGAAVVSTNVFRRRADGWRIQVHHGSPVLGSLDDE